The genomic interval ATGCCTGAACTGGCTTTGAAGTTTATTCTCAACAATACCGATGTGCATACGACCATTCCGGGTATGAGAAAACTGCCTCATGTAAGATCGAATGTATCTGCCAGTGATGGTGAAAAATTAGCAATTGATCTGGCAGAAAAACTGAAACAGCATCGTTGGGACCGTGAGCCAACTCAGTGGTCTCAGTAGAAGCTCGCCCCGATTTGCAATCGGGAGCGGTTATGGTCTCGCGTTTGTAACGCGCTTAAACAATGTTTAATAAGCACGTTACAAACGTGCAACCATAGCCACCCCGATTACAAATCGGGGTGAGTTAAAGAGCTAAATCTATTTAAACAAAGCTTTATCAAAAGAAAACCTTCCGGGACCTGTTAAAAGCAGTGCGATATAAGGGATTATAAACAATATCGCATGTTCCTTTTTATCAAAAGGGTCGTTCGCGTGAACGATGAACAATACAACGAGCATCGTAAAAAGTAACGGTATAAGCACTGCACGGGAAGCCAATCCAATAATTAGTAGAATAGAACAAAAGAATTCTGCACCAATTGTCAGTATTAAAGACAATTCCTCTCCAATTCCAACCGGATCAGCAAAAGTATGATCTCCGCTCATAAAGTTGCTTAGCTTGGCATATCCATGGTTAATCATCAAAAGAGAGATTCCGACTCTCAAAATAAGTACAGCCCAATCGGCCGTATTTGGTAGTTTAACTGGCTTTAAAAAATCTTTCAACATAGATCAATGGGTTATTTGTAATGAGTACTAAGTTACTGTAACCAAAACGGCTTCGCAGATAGTTCAGAAAAAAAAATAATATACCCGCCAAGAATTCATATTTTATTTGTCAAATAATATTTTTAGATTTGTCTAAAATAATATTAAGATTGAAATAAATATAAAATTCGACGATATATGAAATTACTCATACTACTTATATTTTGTACATTGTCTTTGTCCGCTTTTGGGCAACCTCCGTTGGGGCAACATCCGTTGGGGCAACATGTACTATCAGGAAAAATCTCTTTGGAGGGACAAACAGAACCTGCATTTGGCGCAGCGGTCTATATCAACGAATTGAAAATTGGCACTACTGCTGACACATTGGGTAATTATTTGATCACTTCAATTCCAAAAGGCAATTATACGATCAGGATCAGTTATGTTTCTTTTCCGACAATTACAGAAAAAAATATAAGGATCGACAAAAACGTTACAAAAGACTTCACACTAAAATCGGGAGAAAATTCATTAGATGAAGTGGTGGTTACAGGAACGATGAAAGAAGTTTCCAAACTCGACAGTCCGGTTCCGGTGGACATTATTACCGCAAAATTTATATATAAAAACCCGGTACCAAGTATTTTTGAAGGATTAAGCTATGTAAACGGAGTCAGGCCACAGCTGAATTGTAATGTGTGCAGCACAGGAGATATCCATATCAACGGATTAGAAGGCCCCTATACGATGGTTCTGATCGACGGCATGCCGATGGTAAGCGGGCTTTCGACGGTTTATGGATTATCCGGAATCCCCAATAGCCTGATAGACAGGGTTGAAATTGTAAAAGGACCGGCGTCTACTTTATATGGTTCGGAAGCTGTTGGCGGATTGATTAATATTATCACTAAAAATCCATCCAAAGCCCCTACCTTTTCAGCAGATGTTTTCAGTACTTCCTGGCTGGATTATAATGTAGACCTCGGGCTAAAACTGACTCCCAGCCCAAAAGTAACTTCTTTGCTCGGCATCAGTTATTTCAATTACCAGAATCCGATTGATAATAATAAAGATGGCTTTACAGATCTGACTCTGCAAAACCGTATCTCTGTTTTTAACAAATGGTCATTTAATCTTCCGGACAATAAGATGGCCAATGTTGCAATCAGATATTATTATGAAGACCGCTGGGGCGGGCAGATGAACTGGAATAAATCTTATCGTGGTGGCAGTGAAGTATATGGCGAGAGTATTTATACCAAACGTTATGAGATATTGGGTAATTACCAGCTGCCAACCAAAGAAAAAATCACATTCCAGTATTCGTTCAGCTCTCATAATCAGAACTCGGTTTACGGCCATG from Dyadobacter sp. NIV53 carries:
- a CDS encoding DoxX family protein; translation: MLKDFLKPVKLPNTADWAVLILRVGISLLMINHGYAKLSNFMSGDHTFADPVGIGEELSLILTIGAEFFCSILLIIGLASRAVLIPLLFTMLVVLFIVHANDPFDKKEHAILFIIPYIALLLTGPGRFSFDKALFK
- a CDS encoding TonB-dependent receptor, encoding MKLLILLIFCTLSLSAFGQPPLGQHPLGQHVLSGKISLEGQTEPAFGAAVYINELKIGTTADTLGNYLITSIPKGNYTIRISYVSFPTITEKNIRIDKNVTKDFTLKSGENSLDEVVVTGTMKEVSKLDSPVPVDIITAKFIYKNPVPSIFEGLSYVNGVRPQLNCNVCSTGDIHINGLEGPYTMVLIDGMPMVSGLSTVYGLSGIPNSLIDRVEIVKGPASTLYGSEAVGGLINIITKNPSKAPTFSADVFSTSWLDYNVDLGLKLTPSPKVTSLLGISYFNYQNPIDNNKDGFTDLTLQNRISVFNKWSFNLPDNKMANVAIRYYYEDRWGGQMNWNKSYRGGSEVYGESIYTKRYEILGNYQLPTKEKITFQYSFSSHNQNSVYGHVLFNADQKISFAQLLWDKVAGKHNFLFGAPFRYTFYNDNTPATRYSDGRDHADQTFLPGVFVQDEIKMGSHALLLGARYDYNSRHGSIFTPRLAYKIKLNQTDVVRLNIGRGFRIVNLFTEDHAALTGSRQVIVREKLNPEQSWNANINFVKKIVTGNSFVGFDASVFYTYFTNRILPDYDTDPNLIIYDNLNGYAVSKGISLNLDFNFSFPLKIIAGGTFMDNFQSENGIKFRPVLTEKFTGIWAVSYEIQKAGISFDYTGNIYGPMRLPLLSENDPRAAISPIWSLQNIQVTKKFPNGLEFYGGVKNLLNFTPPANSIARSFDPFDKNVTFDPQGQVVSTPDNPNRLTFDPSYVFAPNQGIRGFAGFRYTFH